The following coding sequences are from one Comamonas koreensis window:
- a CDS encoding MBL fold metallo-hydrolase: MAKPFASSADMTAKTETLEILGDGVYALTAQGDPNVGAIEGEDFIVAIEARATPAAARDWLRTLRAHTQKPIKYLVLTHYHAVRVLGASAFEAEHIISSDVTRQLIEERGEQDWASEYGRMPRLFKEFEGIPGLTRPTQTFATRHEIALGGERGKLELQFNGRGHTAGDIVVWHDKSKTLFAGDLVEAEAALYTGDAHHFEWAGATLDQLKQYRAQNLVGGRGAVARGEAACDAAIEQTRAFLQGMIDQVGPVYRRGGTLKEAFEATHQALAPQFGRWPIFEHCLPFNVQRLWDEFDGISWPRIWTAERDRDVWAQLQG, from the coding sequence ATGGCAAAACCGTTTGCATCATCGGCCGACATGACGGCCAAAACCGAGACGCTGGAGATCCTGGGCGATGGCGTCTATGCGCTGACCGCGCAAGGCGACCCCAATGTGGGCGCGATCGAGGGCGAGGACTTTATTGTGGCGATCGAGGCGCGCGCCACACCAGCGGCAGCGCGTGACTGGCTGCGCACGCTGCGGGCTCACACGCAAAAACCCATCAAATACCTGGTGCTCACGCACTACCATGCCGTGCGCGTGCTGGGCGCATCGGCCTTTGAGGCCGAGCACATCATCAGCAGCGACGTGACCCGCCAGCTGATCGAGGAGCGCGGCGAGCAGGACTGGGCCAGCGAGTACGGCCGCATGCCGCGCCTGTTCAAGGAGTTCGAAGGCATTCCGGGCCTGACCCGGCCGACCCAGACCTTTGCCACCCGCCACGAGATCGCGCTGGGAGGCGAGCGGGGCAAGCTGGAGCTGCAGTTCAACGGCCGGGGGCATACGGCGGGCGACATCGTCGTCTGGCACGACAAGAGCAAAACTCTGTTTGCGGGCGATCTGGTGGAGGCCGAAGCGGCCTTGTACACGGGCGATGCCCACCACTTTGAATGGGCCGGCGCAACGCTGGACCAGCTCAAGCAGTACCGCGCGCAGAACCTGGTCGGCGGCCGGGGCGCGGTGGCCCGGGGCGAGGCGGCATGCGACGCGGCCATCGAGCAGACGCGCGCGTTCCTCCAGGGCATGATCGACCAGGTGGGGCCGGTCTACCGGCGCGGCGGCACGCTCAAGGAGGCTTTTGAGGCCACCCACCAGGCGTTGGCGCCCCAGTTTGGCCGCTGGCCCATTTTTGAGCACTGCCTGCCGTTCAATGTGCAGCGCCTGTGGGACGAGTTCGATGGCATCAGCTGGCCGCGCATCTGGACGGCCGAGCGCGACCGGGACGTCTGGGCCCAGCTGCAAGGGTGA